In Fusobacterium nucleatum, the genomic stretch TCAAGCAAATTTAGATATTGAAATTTTTACTAAAATTGCTAAGGTTTTAAATATTAATAGGCGTTATGTTGGTGAAGAACCTAATAGCTTGGTAACAAGTATCTATAATCAAACTATGTTAAAAAAATTACCTAAAAATAATATAAAATGTGTAGTAGTGCCTAGAAAAAAATATTCTGATAATGTTATAAGTGCCTCAACAGTTAGACAAATAATAAAAAATGGGAATTTAGAAGATTTAAAAAATCTTGTTCCAGAAACTACTTATAATTATTTTTTAAGTGATGAAGCAAAAGCTATTATAGATAAAATTCGTTCACAAGATAATGTGATTCATTATTAAATAAAAGGAGATTTCTTATGCAAGGTATAGAAGTTGGAATTGATGAAATTTTGAACTGTCGTGAAAAGAGAGTCGTTATTCAAAATGAAATGATAAGAAAATACAAAAAACCTGTTATATCTTTCACTATGAATATTCCAGGTCCAATTAAAACAAATAATGAAATAAAAAAAGCTTTTGATATTGGAAAAAATTTAATATTAGAAAAATTAAAAGAAAATAATACAGCAATTTTAGAAATTCAAGAACTTAATGAGAATACAGGAAATGAATTATTTATTTCTGTTGAGAGTCAAGCAGAAAAAATAAAAGATATTACTGTTACTATTGAAGAAAATTCTGAACTTGGAAGATTATTTGATATAGATGTTATTGATGTGAATTTTGAAAAACTATCAAGAAAATCTTTTAGAAAATGTTTAATTTGTGAGGAACAAGCCCAAGAATGTGGTAGAAGTAGAAAGCATTCTGTTGAGGAATTACAAAATAAGATAGAAGAAATTTTAAAAAAATCTCTTGCAATTTTTTTATAAATTGTGTATACTGATAAAAATTTTAAATCAAAAGGAGGAAGTCGCAATGAAACAAATACTAACAACAACTATGAGATATTGGCAAAACTGGCATAGGTAAAGTTGTGTGTATGTTTTAGACATAGATACAACTTTTAGTGTACTCTAAAAAGTATCTATGTCAGCGATATAGAAATCCTTAATATATATGGATAAAAGCTGCATGGTAAATTAATTAACTATGTGGCTTTTCTTTTTAGAGTTTTATATTATCAAAATAAAAATCTAGGAGGAAAAAATTATGACAACAGAAAATAAAAAAGGTTATTTTGGAGAATTTGGTGGAAGTTATGTTCCAGAAGTAGTACAAAAAGCATTAGATAAATTAGAAGAGGCATACAATAAATATAAAGATGATGAAGAATTTTTAAAAGAATACCATCATTATTTAAAAGATTATTCAGGTAGAGAAACTCCTTTATACTTCGCAGAAAGCCTAACAAATTATTTAGGTGGGGCAAAGATTTATTTAAAGCGTGAAGATTTAAACCATTTAGGTGCTCATAAGTTAAATAATGTTATAGGGCAAATTTTACTTGCAAAAAGAATGGGTAAGAAAAAAGTTATTGCAGAAACAGGGGCAGGACAACATGGGGTTGCTACTGCTGCAGCTGCTGCAAAATTTGGAATGCAATGTGACATCTATATGGGAGCTCTAGATGTAGAAAGACAAAGACTTAATGTTTTTCGTATGGAAATGTTGGGAGCAACTGTTCATGCTGTTGAAGAAGGAGAGAGAACATTAAAAGAAGCTGTTGATGCTGCATTTAAAGCTTGGATAAATAATATAGATGACACTTTCTATGTACTTGGTTCTGCTGTTGGTCCTCATCCTTATCCAAGTATGGTAAAAGATTTCCAAAGAGTTATCAGCCAAGAAGCTCGTAGACAAATTTTAGAAAAAGAAAATCGTTTACCTGATATGATAATTGCTTGTGTAGGTGGTGGTTCTAATGCTATTGGTGCATTTGCAGAATTTATACCTGATAAAGAAGTTAAATTAGTTGGAGTTGAAGCAGCTGGAAAAGGAATAGATACAAATAGACATACAGCAACTCTGACATTAGGGACAGTAGGAGTATTAGATGGGATGAAAACTTACGCATTATTTAACGAAGATGGCTCAGTAAAACCTGTTTATTCTATATCTCCAGGTTTAGATTATCCAGGAATTGGTCCAGAACATGCTTTTCTAAGAGATAGCAAAAGAGCTGAGTATGTCCCTGCAACAGATGATGAAGCAGTTAATGCCTTATTACTTTTAACTAAAAAAGAAGGAATTATTCCTGCTATTGAAAGCTCTCATGCTTTAGCAGAAGTTATTAAAAGAGCTCCAAAACTTGATAAAGATAAAATTATTATTGTAAATATTTCAGGTCGTGGAGATAAAGATGTTGCAGCTATTGCTGAATATTTAAAGAATAAATAAGCCTTGATAAAATAAAAAATATATGTTAGATTTATAGTAATTATTAACTATTTGTAAAAAATAAATGGAGGGATTATTATGAAAAAAATTTTATGTGCTTTATTTTTAACTTTCTTATTAAGTTCTTGTATGCAATATTATCGTATAGTAAAAACTGAGGGAACAGGAATAAAAGGCCATTATGATAAAGATAGTATTGTTTACTTGACAGAAGCATATGAAAATATTGAAAAACAAGGTGGAAAAATTTATATACAAATTAGAAAAACTGAAAAAAATACAATAACTATTGTAGTAGCAAGACAAGATGTACATAAAGGATCAAGACATTACTGGGATCCAGAATATAACAAAACATTTAAATTGTTAGATACTCCAGTAATCACTGATAATAATGGAAATAAAATAACTATTTTGAAAACTGTGGAAAATCTTGAAAGTAAATTTGATAAAGGAATTTATGGAAAAAATGTAGATATTTATTTAGAAAAAGATGTTCCTGAAGAATTAGCTATTGATTTAGGAAGAGTTGAAACAAAAGGTAAAGTTTATAACACTGGAAAAATTTATTTAAAAAGAGAATAACACAAAAAAAAGCTGTTACAAATATTTGTAACAGCCTTTTTCTTATATAATTACCTAGTATTTCATCTATTTTTTTTATGTATTAATCTTTTGTTTATTTTCTATAAATGAAATACTAAAAATTATATTGTATTATGTTAGACTTTAAAACATTTATAAAAGTTTTAAAATTTCAAAAAAATAAAATGAGCAGTTATAATTATCATATTTTCGATATTATACTGCTCATTGTTAGGGGGTATTTTATCAATTTTATCTGTATATTTATTTGACAGTGAAAGTTATAAAATAGTTTAAAAAATTTTTTTATTTTTTAAATTTTTTTATTTTATTTCTATAAATCTTTTAATATCAATAAAAAACTGATTATAAAAAATTACAATCAGTTAATATTTTTTATTCAACTTTTATAATAGGAACCCAAAGTTCCATTTCATAATTATCACTTTCCATATCTCCTTCACTATAAAGTTCAAAATCAGGAGTACCTGCATGTTTATAAGCATGTTCTGGAAAAAATACTTCCATTACATATTTCCAACCTTCATGAATACAGTTTGGAATTTTTCCTTTAAGTTTAACAACAGCATATTCTGCCTCTGGAATTTCCATAGTATCTAATCCTAGTTTTTTAGCCTCAGATATATCTTTAACATCAAAGGCAGCTATGTAATTAATTGACTTAGAGCTTGTTGTTTCATAACACACTCCATAAGAGTTTCCATTTCCTAACTTTTCTAAATCATTAAAACTTACTTTTTTAAATAGCTCTTCCCAAACTTTTGGACATTGAACAGTTTCAATATTTTCAGCTTTGACACCTCCAACTATAAATTTGTCTTTCTTTTTAATTGAAATTTCCATAATTTTTCCTCCTTTAATTGTCAATGATAGGTGAATAGGAGAGAAAATTTTAAAATCTTTACCTTGTTTTACTTCCATAGGAGTACAATTATGATATTTTTTAAAAGCAAGTGAAAAAGAATCAGGAGATTCATATTGATATTTAAAGGCAATATCGATAACTTTTTCTTCATTTTCTCTTAAGTCAAATGCTGCTTTTGTTAATCTTCTTAAACGAATATACTCACTTAATGAATAATTAGTTAATATAGAAAAAATTCTACTAAACATAGGATATGAATATCCAGATAATTGAACTATTTTTTTCTCATCAATCTTCTCTTCTAGGGTTG encodes the following:
- the citX gene encoding citrate lyase holo-[acyl-carrier protein] synthase, translated to MQGIEVGIDEILNCREKRVVIQNEMIRKYKKPVISFTMNIPGPIKTNNEIKKAFDIGKNLILEKLKENNTAILEIQELNENTGNELFISVESQAEKIKDITVTIEENSELGRLFDIDVIDVNFEKLSRKSFRKCLICEEQAQECGRSRKHSVEELQNKIEEILKKSLAIFL
- the trpB gene encoding tryptophan synthase subunit beta — protein: MTTENKKGYFGEFGGSYVPEVVQKALDKLEEAYNKYKDDEEFLKEYHHYLKDYSGRETPLYFAESLTNYLGGAKIYLKREDLNHLGAHKLNNVIGQILLAKRMGKKKVIAETGAGQHGVATAAAAAKFGMQCDIYMGALDVERQRLNVFRMEMLGATVHAVEEGERTLKEAVDAAFKAWINNIDDTFYVLGSAVGPHPYPSMVKDFQRVISQEARRQILEKENRLPDMIIACVGGGSNAIGAFAEFIPDKEVKLVGVEAAGKGIDTNRHTATLTLGTVGVLDGMKTYALFNEDGSVKPVYSISPGLDYPGIGPEHAFLRDSKRAEYVPATDDEAVNALLLLTKKEGIIPAIESSHALAEVIKRAPKLDKDKIIIVNISGRGDKDVAAIAEYLKNK
- a CDS encoding membrane lipoprotein lipid attachment site-containing protein produces the protein MKKILCALFLTFLLSSCMQYYRIVKTEGTGIKGHYDKDSIVYLTEAYENIEKQGGKIYIQIRKTEKNTITIVVARQDVHKGSRHYWDPEYNKTFKLLDTPVITDNNGNKITILKTVENLESKFDKGIYGKNVDIYLEKDVPEELAIDLGRVETKGKVYNTGKIYLKRE
- a CDS encoding AraC family transcriptional regulator, which translates into the protein MNIIKFFNQTIDYIETTLEEKIDEKKIVQLSGYSYPMFSRIFSILTNYSLSEYIRLRRLTKAAFDLRENEEKVIDIAFKYQYESPDSFSLAFKKYHNCTPMEVKQGKDFKIFSPIHLSLTIKGGKIMEISIKKKDKFIVGGVKAENIETVQCPKVWEELFKKVSFNDLEKLGNGNSYGVCYETTSSKSINYIAAFDVKDISEAKKLGLDTMEIPEAEYAVVKLKGKIPNCIHEGWKYVMEVFFPEHAYKHAGTPDFELYSEGDMESDNYEMELWVPIIKVE